ACCAGTGCAGGTTGCGGAGGGTTTTTGAGGCTTTTTCGAGCGCCACGCGAATTGCGTCGTCGCTTGATTGGGTCGACGACCCGGTGAGTTCGATTTGCTTGTAGACGTGATTGGTCATTGTTTGCTCCTTGGGTGTCGGGCTGACGGCATTGCACGTTGATTTGCCTTCGTAGGACTGAGCAAATCATGCGCCAAGGGAGGGCCGTTCGCACTCGGTTTTTTTACGGGTATCGGGCGGGTGTTGGGTTTAGGGGTTAGCGGTTGGGGTTAATGCAGGGGTTGCTAGAGTCCAGGGTTAGCGGTCGGAGTCAGTGCCGGGTTGCTGCTTTCCGCCTTGGCGGTCTGCATGAGTTGGCTAATTTCTTTATCACTATTAGCCACTGCGCGTTTCGGCGCGTCATTTCTTTGTCCAAAGCGACAAAGAAACGAAGCAAAGAAAGCGCTTTCAAAACGCGCTACCCTAAGTGTCCACAGCGTGCAGTTTCTATTCATAGGTGCCCCAAAAGCACGGTGCTCGCCAGAGCCGCGGATGTGTGAACCCCTCCTTCTCGCGAATCCTGACACGAACACGCTTCGCCCCCAACGCTCTCGGGCAAGCACCAGTTGCCGAGGAACCGGTTCGGCCTTACGCGTATCTGGTGCTATGGCTCTTCGTGGGTTAGCTGCTTGGTCAGCACGGTTGTTTTTGTGCGGAAGACCCCACGTATCTTCGCGACTTCGTTTCTAGTCGGGTTGGTGACGAGGTTCGTTGTGCGTACCTATTTGGAGGGTCGTTTACGCGGATAGCGCGGGGTGATCCTTGGGCAGGTTCAGTCACTGGTGGCGAAGCGTGTGGGTATCTGTGTTCGGAGAAAGAGGGTTTCACACATCCGTGGCTCTGGCGAGCACCGTGCTTTTGGGGCACCTATGAATAGAAACTGCACGCTGTGGACACTTAGGGTAGCGTGGTTTGAAAGCGCTTTCTTTGCTTCGTTTCTTTGTCGCTTTGGACAAAGAAATGACGTGCCGCCACGCACAGTGGCTAATAGTGATAAAGAGAATATCCGACTCAGGCAGACCGCTAGGGCCGAAAGCAGCAACCCGGCAATGAATCCGACCACTAACCCTGGAACCTGGCAACCCGGCATTGACCCCGACCGCTAACCCTAGAATCTGACACCTCCCGGCATTAACCCCGACCGCTAACCCCAAACCCTAATACTCCAGCACCGCTCCCAAACCCCGTCCACCGGTGCGAACAACGAACAACGAACAACGAGCAACTACCGTAAGGGCCTCGACGCTGCATCCCCCGCATCCTGCCGCCGCGCGCCGCGCCTCGTCCTCGCACTCGCCGATGCGCCGAATTCGCTCAAAATCTGCGTCCGTGCCCTGCTGGCAAACACGAGAAACCCAAACCCGTTAGCCTCGTACCAATAGCCACCATTTTCGAGCCCGTCGAGCGGCTGCTCCAGCGCGTTCGTAATACATTCAATGCACCGGCGATGCAACTCATCCACGGCCGGATACGGCGGTTGCGCGCCACGAACGCTGCAAAGAAGCACATCAAGACCCGGCAGCACGTGCGCATACAAAACCGGTTCATCCTGTGCGCGGGCGCGTGCAATCTTGGTGTCGAGCTGGCCGAACGGCTTGAAATGCCTAAGCACGGCGAGGAAAGACTCGTCGCCGTCGACCTTTGCGCGTCTACGCTTTTTCGGGAAGGACATAAAAATTCGCCTGAAAAAGAATTGCAAAAAACGCAGCGTCCTCATGCGGCCACTCCCGTCTGGCGGGCCGCTCGTTTGTCTGGACACGTCGATCTTTTATAGCACATCGATGTGGTGGATTCACGGCGATTCAGTTTAGGACACCGCACACCGGTCATGCTCGACCGGCCTTGGCGGTGGCGCACGAATCATGCCGATTACCCTGCTGCGGCTCGCATGTTTCTGTCTCAATAATAGACCTACGAAACCCCGCTGCGATGAAAATTCACCAGGAAAATTCAAACGCGTGTCATGAAGGCCACCAACTCCCGGATTGCGTCTAAAAACGAAAAAGCCCGCGACGGCCGTCGCGGGCTTTTCTGGATCGACGCTTTCTTACGTCTCACATCTCACATACTCAGGTCAGACGCGCGGAGCAGTCTTCAGCGAATCGCGGATTTCGCGCAGCAACAACACGTCTTCCGGCGTTGCAACGGGCGCCGGTGCCGGATCCTCGGTCCTGCGCAGCTTGTTGATGAACTTGACCATCAGGAAAATGATGAACGCCAGGATGATGAAGTTGATCAGCACCGTAATGAACGAGCCATAACCGATCACGGCGACACCCGCCGTCTGCAAGTCTTTGTACGAGTCGGGATTGCCCTTGAAAGTCGGCGGGATGTTGCCGAGCTTGATGAACATGTTGGAAAAATCAAGTCCGCCCGTGACTAGCCCCACGACCGGCATGATCAGATCCTTGACGATCGAATTGACGATGGTCGAAAACGCGCCGCCGATAATCACACCGACCGCCAGATCCATCACGTTGCCCTTGAGGGCGAAGCTCTTGAACTCCTGAATCATGCTCATGCGATGCTTCCTCCAGTAAAGATCATAAGAATCAGCAGCAAGGGATATGCCATTCGACGACGGCTGTATTTCCAGCCGCCGTCCTTTGCTTTTCTGTTCAGGCTCTCACCGTTTTTAAACGGATAACGACAATGATAGCTAATCGGTAGCATTGGCGTCCCGGGTTTTTGACGCCATCGGCTGAACGGACAAGGTGGTTTTGCGATGGATTCTGCTTGTTCGGCCTCTACGTTCGCCTTTTCGTTCACCCTGCACTGCTACGCTTTCTCGGGTGGTGCAGCAACTACCCGGCCCTGAGCGATCGCCGCGACGAACGCAGCATGGTCGGCGACGGTCTGCGCGCCGTAGCTTTCGGCCCACCGGGCATAGGCTGCATCCAGGCGGTCCGAGTTGCCGCAATAACCGGCGATCAGCGCGGCATCACCGGTGCGCGCATGAGCGCGTGCGAGCAGCAAGCCCAGGCACCAGGCGTAGAAATCGAAGGTCGCGCCGTGCAGCCAGTCGACCGGAATCGAGCCGCGGATGTTCTTCATTTGCCGCACATAGAAGTCGCGGCCCGAAATGGTCGTCCAGCCGAGCAAGGGGTCGGAGGAGCTTTGCAGCAGGCGCTGGCCGTGCACCACGCGGCGCCCCTGGTGGCCGAACGGTTCAGCGAGCGGCGGCACGAACGGCGCGGCGGCCGGCACAATGCCTTCCTTAACCTGCATGAACAGCGGATCGGCATGAGCCCGTCCGAGCAGCAATAACAAATACGCACGCGTCCCGACACTGCCCACGCCCACTACGCGATGCGCGACATCGACCACGTCGTAGCGTTCAAGCATCGTCCGCCATTCACCCGCGATGGTCTGCAGATATCCGCGGAGCCCCTCTGTGACGTGATTCTTCTGCCCTGCGTCAAGATGCGTGAGAATCGGCGGCTCGTCGCGGAAACGCCAGCTTTTGCCGATCGGCTCGGCGACACGGGCCAGCATCGTCACGTGACTGCGTTTGGTCGCG
This window of the Caballeronia sp. SBC1 genome carries:
- a CDS encoding dodecin, which produces MTNHVYKQIELTGSSTQSSDDAIRVALEKASKTLRNLHWFEVIGTRGQVEDGKVAHWQVTLKVGLRIDD
- the mscL gene encoding large conductance mechanosensitive channel protein MscL: MSMIQEFKSFALKGNVMDLAVGVIIGGAFSTIVNSIVKDLIMPVVGLVTGGLDFSNMFIKLGNIPPTFKGNPDSYKDLQTAGVAVIGYGSFITVLINFIILAFIIFLMVKFINKLRRTEDPAPAPVATPEDVLLLREIRDSLKTAPRV
- a CDS encoding DUF2252 domain-containing protein, whose translation is MPTQPAAPASLPTSLAGTSIGSAEESRVLGRSLRDSVPFDAHAAWQPENDRPEAVARVLANNAGRQEGLIPLRMSRMAASPFAFLRGAASVMAWDLAHTPSIGHHVMIDGDAHLNNFGLFRTPRQDVVFDLNDFDETLVAPWEWDLKRLTASINVAALENGVDAAGRERAVRSACAAYRSTMSTLAQVPAYELWQMRSYASVLNIEAPVTLDTDEQATITKAVERATKRSHVTMLARVAEPIGKSWRFRDEPPILTHLDAGQKNHVTEGLRGYLQTIAGEWRTMLERYDVVDVAHRVVGVGSVGTRAYLLLLLGRAHADPLFMQVKEGIVPAAAPFVPPLAEPFGHQGRRVVHGQRLLQSSSDPLLGWTTISGRDFYVRQMKNIRGSIPVDWLHGATFDFYAWCLGLLLARAHARTGDAALIAGYCGNSDRLDAAYARWAESYGAQTVADHAAFVAAIAQGRVVAAPPEKA